In Desulfuromonadales bacterium, the following proteins share a genomic window:
- a CDS encoding acetate uptake transporter: MLQPTIRDFTEVPATDQTATDAPASSLIILGLTTILFSLHHAGFFPFGGAALGMGLFYGALGLIAAGLVAWKRHQALGAVFGIAFGLFWLSLVAMVALPESGFGRAPQASALSSYLALWGLFTSILLTGASRLGREPVLFLAMLAVFLLLLAAGAAAESYLINALAGGEGIACGLVGVYAGIVLLRN; the protein is encoded by the coding sequence ATGCTGCAACCCACCATAAGAGATTTCACCGAAGTTCCGGCAACGGACCAGACGGCGACCGATGCGCCGGCGTCGAGCCTGATTATCCTCGGCCTGACTACCATTCTGTTCAGCCTCCACCACGCGGGCTTCTTTCCCTTCGGCGGGGCGGCCCTTGGCATGGGACTTTTCTACGGGGCGCTGGGGCTGATTGCCGCGGGGCTGGTGGCGTGGAAGAGACACCAGGCCCTCGGCGCCGTTTTCGGTATCGCCTTCGGTCTGTTCTGGCTTTCCCTGGTGGCCATGGTTGCCTTGCCGGAAAGCGGCTTCGGCCGGGCGCCCCAGGCATCGGCTCTTTCCAGCTATCTGGCCCTCTGGGGCCTGTTTACCAGCATCCTGCTCACCGGCGCCAGCCGTCTCGGCCGCGAACCGGTGCTCTTTCTGGCCATGCTCGCAGTTTTCCTGCTGCTGCTCGCCGCCGGCGCCGCCGCTGAAAGCTACCTGATCAACGCCCTGGCCGGCGGCGAAGGGATCGCCTGCGGGCTCGTTGGCGTCTATG